Genomic window (Candidatus Tanganyikabacteria bacterium):
GTCGCGAGTCTGGCGGAGTTCCCCGAGCGAGGCAAGATGCCCATGGAGCTTTCAGGACTCGGCCAGTCTGAGTATCGAGAGACCGTGGCAGGCCGCTACCGCATCATCTACCGCCTGCTTGAACCGTCGGTGTTCGTCTACGTGATCGCCGACGGCCGCCGGGACTTCCAGAGTCTGCTGGCCCGCCGGTTGCTGGAGGGCTGACCGCGGCGACTCAAATGCCTAGACCACCTAGGCACGACAAAACTCGTCTTAACCAATTCCCCGCCGGCCGGGTTTCCTTCACGTAGTGACGCCGGCCTTCACGGAAGTACTGCCATGCGTCCCGGGGA
Coding sequences:
- a CDS encoding type II toxin-antitoxin system RelE/ParE family toxin yields the protein MPFQVRLTGAAARDLEETRDFAATHDSRGAALRVLAKIERAVASLAEFPERGKMPMELSGLGQSEYRETVAGRYRIIYRLLEPSVFVYVIADGRRDFQSLLARRLLEG